A single Raphanus sativus cultivar WK10039 unplaced genomic scaffold, ASM80110v3 Scaffold2846, whole genome shotgun sequence DNA region contains:
- the LOC130506060 gene encoding late embryogenesis abundant protein 1-like: protein MSQQAFNAGQTKGQAREKAEQWTESAKQTAQSARDKTAEVAQSAHDKAIDVTHSAQNKSADKSHPTRESAQHGQEQTAGFLGQTGESVKNMAQGALDGVKNSLGMNEKK, encoded by the exons ATGTCACAGCAAGCATTCAATGCTGGCCAAACCAAGGGCCAAGCTCGT GAGAAGGCTGAGCAGTGGACTGAGTCTGCAAAGCAGACTGCACAATCAGCACGTGACAAGACTGCAGAGGTGGCACAATCAGCACATGACAAGGCTATTGATGTTACACATTCAGCACAAAACAAGTCTGCTGATAAATCTCATCCCACTAGAGAATCCGCCCAACATGGCCAGGAACAAACCGCTGGTTTTCTTGGCCAg ACGGGAGAATCTGTGAAGAACATGGCTCAAGGTGCTTTGGATGGTGTTAAGAACAGTCTTGGCATGAATGAGAAGAAATGA